One Kineococcus endophyticus genomic region harbors:
- a CDS encoding antibiotic biosynthesis monooxygenase family protein, protein MAVVKINAIEVPEGSGAELERRFAHRMGAVEGTAGFLGFELLRPVAGETRYFVYTKWETEEAYQAWAGGGAREAHAGERQRPVATGATLLEFEVVLGADPS, encoded by the coding sequence ATGGCTGTCGTGAAGATCAACGCGATCGAGGTGCCCGAGGGGTCCGGGGCGGAACTGGAACGCCGGTTCGCCCACCGGATGGGGGCCGTGGAGGGCACTGCGGGGTTCCTCGGGTTCGAGCTCCTCCGGCCCGTCGCCGGGGAGACCCGCTACTTCGTCTACACGAAGTGGGAGACCGAGGAGGCCTACCAGGCCTGGGCCGGCGGCGGGGCCCGCGAGGCGCACGCCGGTGAGAGGCAGCGGCCCGTCGCGACCGGCGCCACGCTCCTGGAGTTCGAGGTCGTGCTGGGCGCCGACCCGAGCTGA
- a CDS encoding alpha/beta hydrolase: protein MRIVEEGHAPGAPALVLPGRGYDVDQPVLRAVRDELVAAGHRVLALSWAEGAPAPQDVPALVRFLLDDLRPCLVVAKSLTTLALPVAADRGLSGIWLTPLLDRPEVGLAAARSHPRTLLVGGTADPTWNRTLAHESDREVLEFDGADHSLGHPGDPAGTASVLQELRTGVRAFLAG from the coding sequence GTGCGCATCGTCGAGGAAGGTCACGCCCCGGGAGCACCCGCGCTGGTGCTGCCGGGGCGCGGCTACGACGTGGACCAGCCCGTCCTGCGGGCCGTCCGGGACGAACTCGTGGCCGCGGGGCACCGGGTCCTGGCGCTGTCCTGGGCCGAAGGCGCGCCGGCGCCGCAGGACGTGCCCGCGCTCGTCCGGTTCCTGCTCGACGACCTGCGCCCCTGCCTGGTCGTGGCGAAGTCGCTCACGACGCTGGCGCTGCCGGTGGCGGCCGACCGGGGGCTGAGCGGGATCTGGCTCACACCGTTGCTGGACCGTCCCGAGGTGGGACTGGCCGCGGCCCGGTCCCACCCGCGGACGCTGCTCGTGGGCGGGACGGCCGACCCGACCTGGAACCGCACGCTCGCGCACGAGAGCGACCGCGAGGTGCTCGAGTTCGACGGCGCGGACCACTCACTGGGGCACCCCGGGGACCCGGCCGGCACGGCGTCGGTCCTGCAGGAGCTGCGCACCGGCGTCCGCGCGTTCCTCGCGGGCTGA
- a CDS encoding 3-isopropylmalate dehydrogenase, whose protein sequence is MADTVRLAVIPGDGIGQEVTVEALKVLSAVLDGSGTQVATTEYDLGARLYHRTGETLPDSVLEEVRGHDAILLGAVGDPSVPSGVLERGLLLKLRFALDHYVNLRPSKLFPGVATPLAAPGEIDFVVVREGTEGPYVGNGGALRVGTPHEIATEVSVNTAFGVERVVRDAFARATARPRRKLTLVHKHNVLVHAGHLWRRTVEAVGAEFPDVAVDYLHVDAATIFLVTDPARFDVIVTDNLFGDILTDLAAAVTGGIGLAASGNVNPDRTAPSMFEPVHGSAPDIAGKQLADPTAAVLSVALLLEHLGHTDAAARVDAAVTSDLSRRAAGEVGQRSTSEVGDALAAAVS, encoded by the coding sequence ATGGCGGACACCGTGCGACTCGCAGTCATCCCCGGCGACGGCATCGGCCAGGAGGTGACGGTCGAGGCGCTCAAGGTGCTCTCCGCCGTGCTGGACGGGTCCGGGACCCAGGTCGCGACGACCGAGTACGACCTCGGCGCCCGCCTCTACCACCGCACGGGCGAGACGCTGCCGGACAGCGTGCTCGAGGAGGTCCGCGGGCACGACGCGATCCTGCTCGGCGCCGTCGGCGACCCGAGCGTGCCGAGCGGCGTCCTCGAACGCGGCCTGCTCCTGAAGCTGCGGTTCGCCCTCGACCACTACGTGAACCTGCGGCCCTCCAAGCTCTTCCCGGGCGTCGCGACCCCGCTCGCCGCCCCGGGGGAGATCGACTTCGTCGTCGTCCGCGAGGGCACCGAGGGTCCGTACGTCGGCAACGGCGGCGCCCTGCGCGTCGGCACCCCGCACGAGATCGCCACCGAGGTCAGCGTCAACACCGCGTTCGGCGTCGAGCGCGTCGTCCGCGACGCCTTCGCCCGCGCCACCGCGCGGCCCCGCAGGAAGCTGACGCTGGTGCACAAGCACAACGTCCTCGTGCACGCCGGCCACCTGTGGCGGCGCACCGTCGAGGCCGTCGGTGCGGAGTTCCCCGACGTCGCCGTCGACTACCTGCACGTCGACGCCGCCACGATCTTCCTCGTGACCGACCCGGCGCGGTTCGACGTCATCGTCACCGACAACCTCTTCGGCGACATCCTCACCGACCTCGCGGCGGCCGTGACCGGGGGCATCGGCCTGGCGGCGTCCGGCAACGTCAACCCCGACCGGACGGCCCCGAGCATGTTCGAGCCCGTCCACGGCTCCGCCCCCGACATCGCCGGGAAGCAACTCGCCGACCCGACCGCCGCCGTGCTGTCCGTGGCGCTGCTGCTCGAGCACCTCGGGCACACCGACGCCGCCGCCCGCGTCGACGCCGCCGTGACGTCCGACCTGTCCCGCCGCGCCGCCGGGGAGGTCGGGCAGCGGTCCACCTCCGAGGTCGGGGACGCGCTGGCCGCCGCCGTCTCCTGA
- a CDS encoding ABC transporter ATP-binding protein, with the protein MSETNQRAGAPTVLQAARPAVRAAGLRKTYGRGDAVVHALAGVDVAFARGEFTAIMGPSGSGKSTLMHCLAGLDTASAGRVFLGDTELTALRDADLTRLRRERVGFVFQSFNLLPVLDATENVLLPLRLAGRSPDPAWFDDVVRRLGLTERLHHRPHELSGGQQQRVAVARALLPRPDVVFADEPTGNLDSRSGAEVLSLLRGSVREVGQTVVMVTHDPVAASYADRVVLLADGRIAGGLTNPTPDDVLDALRDLGA; encoded by the coding sequence GTGTCCGAGACCAACCAGCGGGCCGGGGCGCCGACGGTGCTGCAGGCGGCCCGTCCCGCCGTGCGGGCCGCGGGGCTGCGCAAGACGTACGGCCGGGGGGACGCGGTCGTGCACGCCCTCGCCGGGGTGGACGTGGCGTTCGCCCGCGGTGAGTTCACCGCCATCATGGGTCCCTCCGGGTCGGGCAAGTCGACGCTCATGCACTGCCTCGCCGGACTCGACACGGCGAGCGCCGGTCGCGTGTTCCTCGGCGACACCGAACTCACCGCGCTGCGCGACGCCGACCTGACGCGGCTGCGGCGCGAGCGCGTGGGTTTCGTGTTCCAGAGCTTCAACCTGCTCCCGGTCCTCGACGCCACCGAGAACGTCCTGCTGCCGCTGCGGTTGGCCGGGCGCTCCCCCGACCCCGCGTGGTTCGACGACGTCGTCCGCCGGCTCGGGCTCACCGAACGGCTGCACCACCGTCCCCACGAACTCTCCGGGGGTCAGCAGCAGCGCGTCGCGGTCGCACGGGCTCTGCTGCCGCGCCCCGACGTCGTGTTCGCCGACGAGCCCACGGGGAACCTGGACTCGCGCTCGGGTGCGGAGGTGCTCAGCCTCCTGCGCGGCAGCGTGCGGGAGGTCGGGCAGACGGTCGTCATGGTGACGCACGACCCCGTCGCCGCCAGCTACGCCGACCGCGTCGTGCTGCTGGCCGACGGGCGGATCGCCGGCGGTCTGACGAACCCCACGCCCGACGACGTCCTCGACGCGCTGCGCGACCTGGGGGCCTGA
- a CDS encoding ABC transporter permease → MTLAQVRAHGARVAASCLAIVIAVGFVVATLSLNATAKNGVLESIGRQFTSSAAVVQPDATGAGDVAQDPLPALRERLAALPGVAAVAADRSTYVSVRLPGRSGATTTKVSALGPDGALRWERVSAGRLPASAGEVAVSDRVDVPVGATVAVTTYPSSGPDGAPADPVTQDVTVVGTVDLAGDPRAGLSPRLFAPEATVVAWGATTVDQLRVASAPGRDVLAAVTAAASGEPVRVLSGTAAAQEVADSFTGDAASLTSVLLVFGAVAVLVAGLVIANTFAVLLAQRTRELALLRCVGADRGQVGRSVLLEAAVVGLLASAAGILAGYGLAAAVAAVAGRVDSPVPLGDVVVPPTAVAAGLALGTVVTVLAAAAPARAATRVAPLAALRPVLAVPVGSRAGLLRLVAGLVLAVPATAALVLFARQGDLVPAVGAGAVSFLGVLLLAQRFVPAAVALAGRPFRRVGGVPARLAAGNAVRNPRRTAATATALVIGVTLTTAMVVGTASTRSSAAAGIDASYPTDVVVTSPQALGAEAVAAVRGTGHVAAMTLVDSLSLTTADGSQGLSVTGVDPTQAAEVVRSQGRTPLPRDGELVVSRQWARDSGTADGSTLTLHRVDETTGSATGAGVPLRVRVATRSSAEATVTLADARRLDPAATPTGAWIRLVDGGTAQQAAATDDLSEALAKVLPTSDVTGIASVRNSLDDLLTTMLLVVTGLLAVAVVIALIGVGNTLALSVVERRQESGLLRALGLTRRQLRALLAWEALLVAGVAAVLGVALGTGYGLAGTTSVLVRETPVQLTVPWLQVAGIVVVAAAAGVLASVLPARRAARTPPVAAIAD, encoded by the coding sequence GTGACCCTGGCCCAGGTGCGCGCCCACGGCGCGCGCGTCGCCGCGTCCTGCCTCGCGATCGTCATCGCGGTGGGTTTCGTCGTGGCGACGCTGTCCCTCAACGCGACCGCGAAGAACGGTGTGCTGGAGTCGATCGGCCGGCAGTTCACCTCCAGCGCCGCCGTCGTCCAGCCCGACGCGACCGGTGCGGGTGACGTCGCGCAGGACCCGCTGCCGGCCCTGCGCGAGCGTCTCGCCGCCCTGCCCGGTGTCGCGGCGGTCGCCGCGGACCGGTCCACCTACGTCTCGGTGCGCCTCCCCGGCCGGTCCGGCGCCACCACCACCAAGGTGTCCGCCCTCGGCCCCGACGGTGCGCTGCGCTGGGAGCGGGTGTCGGCGGGTCGCCTGCCCGCGAGCGCCGGCGAGGTCGCGGTCTCGGACCGGGTCGACGTCCCGGTGGGCGCCACCGTGGCCGTGACGACCTACCCGTCGTCGGGCCCGGACGGCGCCCCCGCGGACCCGGTGACGCAGGACGTCACCGTGGTGGGCACCGTGGACCTGGCCGGCGACCCGCGCGCCGGACTCAGCCCGCGCCTGTTCGCCCCCGAGGCGACCGTCGTCGCGTGGGGCGCCACCACCGTCGACCAGCTGCGGGTGGCGTCCGCCCCGGGCCGGGACGTGCTGGCCGCGGTCACGGCCGCAGCGTCCGGCGAGCCGGTCCGTGTGCTGTCCGGAACCGCTGCGGCGCAGGAGGTCGCGGACTCCTTCACCGGGGACGCGGCGTCGCTGACGTCCGTCCTGCTGGTGTTCGGCGCGGTCGCCGTGCTGGTGGCCGGTCTCGTCATCGCCAACACGTTCGCCGTCCTGCTGGCCCAGCGGACCCGGGAGCTCGCGCTCCTGCGCTGCGTCGGTGCCGACCGTGGTCAGGTCGGTCGCAGCGTCCTGCTCGAGGCGGCCGTCGTCGGCCTGCTGGCCTCCGCCGCCGGGATCCTCGCCGGCTACGGCCTGGCCGCGGCGGTCGCGGCGGTCGCCGGGCGCGTGGACTCTCCCGTCCCCCTGGGCGACGTCGTGGTGCCACCGACCGCCGTCGCCGCCGGGCTCGCCCTCGGCACGGTCGTGACCGTCCTCGCGGCCGCCGCGCCGGCCCGCGCGGCGACCCGGGTGGCGCCGCTGGCCGCCCTCCGTCCGGTCCTGGCGGTCCCCGTCGGCTCCCGGGCCGGCCTGCTCCGCCTCGTGGCGGGCCTCGTGCTGGCGGTGCCCGCCACGGCCGCCCTGGTCCTGTTCGCCCGGCAGGGCGATCTGGTGCCCGCCGTCGGTGCGGGCGCGGTGAGCTTCCTCGGCGTCCTGCTGCTCGCGCAGCGGTTCGTGCCCGCGGCGGTGGCCCTGGCGGGGCGGCCGTTCCGGCGCGTCGGCGGTGTCCCGGCCCGGCTGGCGGCGGGCAACGCCGTGCGCAACCCGCGCCGGACGGCGGCCACGGCCACGGCCCTGGTCATCGGGGTCACGCTGACGACGGCGATGGTCGTGGGCACGGCCTCCACGCGGTCCTCGGCCGCCGCCGGGATCGACGCCTCGTACCCGACGGACGTCGTCGTCACCTCCCCGCAGGCGCTGGGCGCCGAGGCGGTCGCGGCCGTCCGCGGCACGGGTCACGTCGCGGCGATGACCCTCGTCGACTCGCTGTCCCTCACCACCGCCGACGGGTCGCAGGGGCTGTCGGTGACCGGGGTCGATCCCACGCAGGCCGCGGAGGTGGTGCGCTCGCAGGGCCGCACCCCGCTGCCGCGGGACGGGGAGCTCGTCGTCTCCCGGCAGTGGGCGCGGGACTCCGGCACGGCCGACGGCAGCACGCTGACGCTGCACCGCGTCGACGAGACCACGGGCTCGGCCACCGGCGCGGGGGTGCCGTTGCGCGTGCGGGTCGCGACCCGGTCCTCCGCCGAGGCCACCGTGACCCTGGCCGACGCCCGCCGCCTCGACCCGGCGGCCACCCCGACGGGGGCGTGGATCCGCCTCGTCGACGGCGGTACCGCGCAGCAGGCGGCGGCGACGGACGACCTGTCCGAGGCCCTCGCGAAGGTCCTGCCCACCAGCGACGTCACCGGCATCGCCTCGGTGCGCAACTCACTCGACGACCTCCTCACGACGATGCTGCTCGTGGTGACGGGCCTGCTCGCCGTCGCCGTCGTCATCGCCCTCATCGGAGTCGGCAACACCCTGGCGCTGTCGGTCGTGGAGCGGCGGCAGGAGTCCGGGCTCCTGCGGGCGCTGGGCCTGACCCGCCGCCAGCTGCGGGCGCTGCTGGCCTGGGAGGCCCTGCTCGTGGCCGGGGTGGCCGCCGTCCTCGGGGTGGCCCTCGGGACGGGCTACGGCCTGGCCGGCACGACGTCGGTGCTGGTCCGCGAGACCCCCGTGCAGCTCACCGTCCCGTGGCTGCAGGTCGCCGGCATCGTCGTGGTCGCGGCCGCTGCCGGGGTGCTCGCGTCGGTGCTGCCGGCCCGGCGGGCGGCGCGGACACCCCCGGTGGCCGCGATCGCGGACTGA
- a CDS encoding response regulator, with amino-acid sequence MNAEVTAPENPVRVVLVDDQQLVRAGFRMVIDSQPDLTVVAEASDGADAVRVVTSTPADVVLMDVRMPGLDGIEATRQITGRLGEDGPKVVVLTTFDLDEYVVSAIGAGASGFLLKDAPPEELLDAVRTVHSGDAVIAASSTRRLLQHVGPLLRAGAATPASTAPGLPTDLTPRELEVLECMAHGLTNSEIAARFVVSEATVKTHVGRVLAKTHSRDRVQAVVLAFSAGLVQPGEVLRDAR; translated from the coding sequence GTGAACGCTGAGGTGACCGCTCCCGAGAACCCCGTCCGGGTCGTCCTCGTCGACGACCAGCAGCTCGTCCGGGCGGGTTTCCGCATGGTGATCGACTCCCAGCCGGACCTGACCGTCGTGGCGGAGGCCTCCGACGGTGCCGACGCGGTCCGCGTCGTGACCTCGACCCCGGCCGACGTGGTGCTCATGGACGTGCGCATGCCCGGTCTGGACGGGATCGAGGCGACCCGGCAGATCACCGGGCGCCTCGGCGAGGACGGCCCGAAGGTGGTGGTGCTCACCACCTTCGACCTCGACGAGTACGTCGTCTCGGCGATCGGTGCCGGCGCCAGCGGGTTCCTCCTCAAGGACGCCCCGCCCGAGGAGCTGCTCGACGCCGTGCGCACGGTCCACTCCGGCGACGCGGTCATCGCGGCGAGCTCCACGCGGCGCCTGCTGCAGCACGTCGGACCGTTGCTGCGGGCGGGGGCGGCGACCCCCGCGAGCACGGCCCCGGGCCTGCCCACCGACCTCACGCCGCGCGAGCTCGAGGTGCTCGAGTGCATGGCCCACGGGCTGACGAACTCCGAGATCGCGGCGCGGTTCGTCGTCTCCGAGGCGACGGTCAAGACGCACGTCGGTCGGGTGCTGGCGAAGACGCACTCGCGCGACCGCGTCCAGGCCGTCGTGCTGGCGTTCTCGGCCGGGTTGGTCCAACCGGGTGAGGTCCTCCGCGACGCGCGGTGA
- a CDS encoding sensor histidine kinase produces MQDENTGRTVFDAVVAWTRANSLLIDAFLALGLAGLSVLATVTELSPLGLLVAAGMTVPLAVRRRYPEVSGGLVALFGLLQLALPTPSFGNVGVLMAVYALAAYGRRWASNGGLLLGLFGSVACAVRFFSATGAGAVVILAALIAFSVVASWSLGSLRRAQRQNEFALVERARLLENERENESRLAATSERQRIAREMHDVVAHSLSVIIAQADGGRYAAKADPAVAAQVLETISGTGRQALADMRNLLGVLRTGPGDDRAPQPDATMIGDLVDQVRASGLEVTAQVRGEVRDLPPAMGLAAYRIVQESLTNVLKHAGPRARTSVEVRWEADALRMSVEDDGRGAASLVQPSPGGQGLVGMAERARLHGGSVVSGPRPGGGFSVRATLPYSARGER; encoded by the coding sequence GTGCAGGACGAGAACACCGGGCGGACCGTCTTCGACGCGGTCGTGGCCTGGACGCGGGCGAACTCGCTCCTCATCGACGCCTTCCTCGCCCTGGGCCTGGCCGGGCTGAGCGTCCTGGCGACCGTCACCGAGCTGTCGCCGCTGGGGCTGCTCGTCGCCGCCGGGATGACCGTGCCGCTGGCCGTGCGCCGCCGGTACCCGGAGGTGTCCGGTGGGCTCGTCGCCCTGTTCGGGCTGCTGCAGCTGGCCCTGCCGACCCCCTCCTTCGGCAACGTCGGGGTGCTCATGGCCGTCTACGCCCTGGCCGCGTACGGCCGGCGCTGGGCGTCGAACGGGGGGCTGCTGCTGGGCCTGTTCGGGTCGGTGGCCTGCGCGGTGCGGTTCTTCTCCGCCACCGGGGCGGGTGCGGTGGTGATCCTCGCGGCGCTCATCGCGTTCTCCGTCGTGGCGAGCTGGTCCCTGGGCAGCCTGCGCCGCGCGCAGCGGCAGAACGAGTTCGCGCTGGTCGAGCGCGCGCGGTTGCTGGAGAACGAGCGGGAGAACGAGTCCCGGCTCGCCGCGACGTCCGAGCGCCAGCGCATCGCGCGCGAGATGCACGACGTCGTGGCGCACTCGCTGTCGGTCATCATCGCCCAGGCCGACGGCGGCCGGTACGCGGCCAAGGCCGACCCCGCGGTGGCGGCGCAGGTGCTGGAGACGATCTCCGGCACGGGTCGGCAGGCGCTGGCGGACATGCGCAACCTGCTCGGGGTGCTGCGCACCGGCCCGGGTGACGACCGCGCACCGCAACCGGACGCGACGATGATCGGGGACCTGGTTGACCAGGTCCGGGCCAGCGGGCTGGAGGTCACCGCGCAGGTGCGGGGCGAGGTCCGCGACCTGCCGCCGGCGATGGGCCTGGCGGCGTACCGGATCGTGCAGGAGTCCCTGACGAACGTCCTGAAGCACGCCGGTCCGCGGGCCCGCACGAGCGTCGAGGTCCGCTGGGAGGCGGACGCCCTGCGCATGAGCGTCGAGGACGACGGTCGTGGTGCCGCGTCGCTGGTGCAGCCGAGCCCGGGGGGCCAGGGGCTCGTGGGCATGGCCGAGCGCGCGCGGCTGCACGGCGGGTCCGTGGTGAGCGGGCCGCGCCCCGGAGGGGGTTTCTCCGTCCGCGCGACGCTTCCCTACAGTGCTCGAGGTGAACGCTGA
- a CDS encoding LLM class flavin-dependent oxidoreductase, translating into MGRLQHFGYFFSRGFGPQGWGRDYQAWNDDWTRPDLYAHAVRDLERAGFDLVVVEDAVSLGNPATLDLRVRAAYGGPKHDPLLLAPYLFAATSHLGIVPTVNAGITPPYLAARQAATLQHLSGDRFGLNLVTDVGSARHVGREPVAHDVAYDRAEEWIDVVRRLWHSWDEGALVADPVTGRFADGSRIDAFQHRGEHFALDGPLNALPFAGGEPVLVSPGGSPRGLAFAGSRSDVQLALAPLDVAQVRAYRSRVLDAAAAAGRKADDVRVLFVVKPELVSSREEADRVVAASRTPSEEVLREVALHWSSDLETDLTVLPLDRPLDPAVFGDHVSRGTVAALRGGTPDAPLRELLARKARKGRLADRSGLVGTAAEFADLVEEYGEDAGNDGFLLSGDLHPVTLHRYLDDLVPVLRRRGVLRSGYGGGGLRGNLFEF; encoded by the coding sequence ATGGGCCGGTTGCAGCACTTCGGGTACTTCTTCTCCCGAGGTTTCGGCCCGCAGGGCTGGGGCCGGGACTACCAGGCGTGGAACGACGACTGGACCCGGCCCGACCTGTACGCGCACGCCGTCCGCGACCTCGAGCGCGCCGGGTTCGACCTCGTCGTGGTCGAGGACGCCGTCTCGCTCGGGAACCCCGCCACGCTGGACCTGCGGGTGCGCGCGGCGTACGGCGGGCCGAAGCACGACCCGCTGCTGCTGGCGCCCTACCTGTTCGCCGCGACGAGCCACCTCGGCATCGTGCCCACGGTGAACGCGGGGATCACCCCGCCCTACCTCGCTGCGCGGCAGGCGGCGACGCTGCAGCACCTGTCGGGTGACCGGTTCGGGCTGAACCTCGTCACCGACGTCGGCAGCGCCCGGCACGTCGGACGCGAACCCGTCGCGCACGACGTCGCCTACGACCGGGCGGAGGAGTGGATCGACGTCGTCCGCCGGTTGTGGCACAGCTGGGACGAGGGGGCCCTCGTCGCCGACCCCGTCACGGGGCGGTTCGCCGACGGGTCCCGCATCGACGCCTTCCAGCACCGCGGCGAGCACTTCGCGCTCGACGGTCCGCTCAACGCGCTGCCCTTCGCCGGGGGAGAACCCGTGCTGGTCTCCCCCGGGGGTTCGCCGCGGGGGCTGGCGTTCGCGGGGTCCCGCTCGGACGTCCAGCTCGCCCTCGCACCGTTGGACGTCGCGCAGGTCCGCGCGTACCGCTCCCGCGTTCTCGACGCCGCCGCGGCGGCGGGGCGCAAGGCCGACGACGTCCGCGTGCTGTTCGTCGTCAAACCCGAGCTCGTGAGCAGCCGGGAGGAGGCGGACCGGGTCGTCGCCGCGTCCCGCACCCCCTCCGAGGAGGTCCTGCGCGAGGTGGCGCTGCACTGGTCCAGCGACCTCGAGACCGACCTCACGGTGCTCCCGCTGGACCGTCCGCTGGACCCGGCGGTGTTCGGCGACCACGTGTCCCGGGGGACCGTCGCGGCGCTGCGGGGCGGGACGCCCGACGCGCCGCTGCGGGAACTGCTGGCGCGCAAGGCGCGCAAGGGACGGCTCGCCGACCGCAGCGGCCTCGTCGGGACGGCCGCGGAGTTCGCCGACCTCGTCGAGGAGTACGGCGAGGACGCCGGCAACGACGGGTTCCTGCTCTCCGGTGACCTGCACCCCGTGACGCTGCACCGCTACCTGGACGACCTCGTCCCGGTCCTGCGCCGACGCGGGGTCCTGCGCAGCGGGTACGGCGGAGGAGGGCTGCGCGGCAACCTGTTCGAGTTCTGA
- a CDS encoding fumarylacetoacetate hydrolase family protein, with amino-acid sequence MRIARFSSSGSDPRYGVVEGAPGEEEILVVSGDPLFSPLNPTGERVPLVDARLLAPVIPRSKVLGIGRNYVAHAEELGNEVPDEPLVFTVPNTSVAGPGDPLVVPAWAGEELHYEGELAVVIRRLCKDVPKERVAEVVYGYTVANDITARALQGPDKQWWRAKGADGFTPIGPWIETDLDPADVRIETRVGTGEDLEVVQDGRTSLMVHDIPSIIAHVSSAMTLLPGDVILTGTPAGVGPVRAGQRVEVEVEGIGVLSTTFTAPE; translated from the coding sequence ATGCGCATCGCCAGGTTCTCCTCCAGTGGTTCGGACCCGCGGTACGGGGTCGTCGAGGGCGCGCCGGGGGAGGAGGAGATCCTCGTCGTCTCGGGGGATCCGCTGTTCAGCCCGCTGAACCCGACGGGGGAGCGGGTGCCGCTGGTGGACGCGCGGTTGCTGGCGCCGGTCATCCCGCGCTCGAAGGTCCTGGGGATCGGGCGGAACTACGTCGCGCACGCCGAGGAACTCGGCAACGAGGTGCCGGACGAACCGCTGGTGTTCACGGTGCCGAACACGTCCGTCGCCGGGCCGGGGGACCCGCTGGTGGTCCCGGCGTGGGCGGGGGAGGAACTGCACTACGAGGGCGAACTGGCCGTCGTCATCCGCCGCCTGTGCAAGGACGTGCCGAAGGAGCGCGTCGCGGAGGTCGTCTACGGGTACACCGTCGCCAACGACATCACGGCGCGGGCGCTGCAGGGGCCGGACAAGCAGTGGTGGCGGGCGAAGGGGGCCGACGGGTTCACGCCCATCGGGCCGTGGATCGAGACCGACCTCGACCCCGCGGACGTCCGCATCGAGACGCGGGTGGGGACGGGGGAGGACCTCGAGGTCGTCCAGGACGGCCGGACGTCGCTCATGGTCCACGACATCCCGTCGATCATCGCCCACGTGTCCTCGGCCATGACGCTGCTGCCCGGCGACGTCATCCTGACCGGCACCCCGGCGGGGGTCGGTCCGGTGCGGGCCGGGCAGCGCGTCGAGGTCGAGGTCGAGGGGATCGGCGTCCTCTCGACGACCTTCACCGCCCCCGAGTGA
- a CDS encoding branched-chain amino acid aminotransferase — translation MTATPTTGPTAGLTFPVTPSAVPVSEQRRAEILAAPGFGKFFTDHMAVAMWTRDAGWHDAAVVPYGPLQLDPAAAVLHYAQEIFEGLKAYRHADGSVWTFRPEANAARMARSARRLALPEVGEAMFLEAITQLVRADEAWVPTGGESSLYLRPFMVATEAFLGVRAAHEVKFLVIASPAGAYFPGGVKPVSIWLSQNYTRAALGGTGSAKCGGNYAASLAAQDEASANGCDQVCFLDATEHKYVEELGGMNLYFVHDDGSIVTPELTGTILEGITRDSIIDLAKDLGHEVTERRVSIDEWREGVASGRITEVFACGTAAAVTPVGKLVSPDGELSHGTGAAGEVTMTIRNTLLDIQYGRAQDTHGWLRRLV, via the coding sequence ATGACCGCCACCCCGACGACCGGGCCGACCGCTGGGTTGACGTTCCCCGTGACGCCGTCGGCGGTGCCGGTCTCCGAGCAGCGCCGCGCCGAGATCCTCGCCGCCCCGGGGTTCGGGAAGTTCTTCACCGACCACATGGCGGTGGCGATGTGGACGCGGGACGCCGGCTGGCACGACGCGGCCGTCGTCCCCTACGGGCCGTTGCAGCTCGACCCGGCGGCCGCCGTCCTGCACTACGCGCAGGAGATCTTCGAGGGGCTCAAGGCCTACCGGCACGCCGACGGCAGCGTCTGGACGTTCCGCCCCGAGGCGAACGCCGCCCGCATGGCCCGCTCCGCGCGCCGTCTCGCGCTGCCCGAGGTGGGCGAGGCGATGTTCCTCGAGGCGATCACGCAGCTGGTGCGCGCCGACGAGGCGTGGGTGCCGACGGGTGGGGAGTCCTCGCTCTACCTGCGTCCGTTCATGGTCGCGACCGAGGCGTTCCTCGGCGTCCGCGCCGCGCACGAGGTGAAGTTCCTGGTCATCGCCTCCCCGGCCGGCGCCTACTTCCCCGGCGGCGTGAAACCCGTCTCGATCTGGCTGTCGCAGAACTACACCCGCGCCGCCCTCGGCGGGACGGGCTCGGCCAAGTGCGGCGGGAACTACGCCGCCAGCCTGGCCGCGCAGGACGAGGCCTCGGCCAACGGTTGCGACCAGGTCTGCTTCCTCGACGCCACCGAGCACAAGTACGTCGAGGAACTCGGCGGGATGAACCTCTACTTCGTCCACGACGACGGTTCGATCGTCACGCCCGAACTCACCGGGACGATCCTCGAGGGCATCACCCGCGACTCGATCATCGACCTCGCCAAGGACCTCGGCCACGAGGTGACCGAACGCCGCGTGAGCATCGACGAGTGGCGCGAAGGCGTCGCGTCGGGCCGGATCACCGAGGTCTTCGCTTGCGGCACCGCCGCCGCCGTCACCCCCGTCGGCAAGCTCGTCTCGCCCGACGGCGAGCTGTCCCACGGCACCGGCGCGGCCGGTGAGGTGACGATGACGATCCGGAACACGCTGCTGGACATCCAGTACGGCCGGGCGCAGGACACCCACGGCTGGCTCCGCCGCCTCGTCTGA